The Arachis ipaensis cultivar K30076 chromosome B05, Araip1.1, whole genome shotgun sequence nucleotide sequence aatattttaatgggcCCAAGTCTTTAATTCGGAAGTGTTGGTGTAAAATAGACTTAATGGCAGCAAGTTCAGAAATGGAATTACTAGTGAGAACAATGTCGTCAACATAGACTAAAAGGATAGAAATTTGATCACCAATGAATTTGACAAATAAACTATAATCAGATGAGGTCTGATATCCATGAGATAGCAAAAGATGAGAAAGTTTGTCATACCACATACGACTAGATTGTCGTAAACCATACAGTGACTTTAGTAGCTTACAGCATTGATTCGGTTGAGGAGATATAAATTCGGGTGGCAGAGTCATATAAACATCCTCAGAAAGATCCCCATGTAAGAAAGCATTATTGACATCCAACTGATGTATAGGCCAATGCTTCATAGAGGCCAATGCCAAAACTAATCTGATAGTGGCAGGCTTGACAACAGGGGAGAAAGTTTCCAAGAAATCAACACCTTCAGTTTGAGTGAACCCTTTAGCCACAAGGCGTGCTTTATATCGATCAACTGAACCATCAGGCTTGCGTTTGATGCGATAGACCCATTTACAGCCAACCGGCTTGACCCCTGCAGGGCAATCAACAAGACGCCAAGTTTTGTTCAGCTCAAGAGCATCCAATTCATCTTTCATAGCACTACGCCAATTAGAGTGTTGATTGGCATCCTTAAAAGACTTTGGCTCAACGTCAGAATGTAGAGATAAAAGAAACCTTTTATgtgaagatgaaagagaagaaaaagacatgACCGAAGATAAAAGATACTTGCACTTTGAGGGAGATTGATTTGTAGAGATGAGAGAGGAATTACACAAGTAATCAGAGAGATATGCTGGAGGTCGGTGAGGCCGGTCGGAATGACGAGGATGGGGTTGCTCAGGTGGTGAAGAAGGTGACGGGGGATGAGAAGGTGATGGTGGACTGGTGTCTAGTGTTGAAAGTGATTCGGTGGTCATGGGTTCAACTTGGTTAGGAAACGATAGTGAGGAAGAAGGAGAGGTTGTTGGAGAAAATAAAGAACTAGGTGGAGTTGGGTCAATGGGTATAGGTGAGGGTTCAACTAGAAGACTAAATGAATCTTGTTTTTGAGAAGGTGTGTTTGTCAATGTTGGGCTGAGTGTCTGGAATTGGACATTTTTTGTGACTAAGGGCAAGATCTTTTCATAAAAAATCACGTTTTtagaaatctcaattcttttatcttctaaaacataaataatataccCTTTAAAACCAGATTGAAAGCTAATAAATACAGCATTTTTGGCTCTTAGATCAAATTTTGATCTAtttgccatttgggtagaaacaaaacataagcatccaaaaactttaatgtcatgataatttggtggatgattgaataaaatctcaaatggtgttttaaaattaattgcggatgatggaactctattaagtaaataaacagcatgtctaacagcataagaccaaaaagatgatggtaaattagattgaaacataaaAGCACGAGCTATGTTCAAAATATgttgaaaaaaaattcatatgtaacaataatacacaatatataattcgggattacactaatttgtaaaattacttaatacaaagaaaaacataattaaGCTCTATAGTTGACGACAAGCATTGTGAAATTGTCATATGTGTTTAATCAAGTCCTCTTTCAATTGTCTATACTGCTGCCTATTTTAAAGTTGGGCATTTTTTTTAGAGAAATTGATGGTACGgtgcaaaatcttcctctcccaaCTGAGATTGTGTTAAGCCATTTTCGACATGGTCATATTCTAAGGCTTGAGCAAAATTTTCTGTATAAGTCTCTTTCATCATCAACAATcatattatgcaatataataCAAGCTCTCATTATGTTAGCAAACTTCTTCTTTTCCCAAAAGCGCCCAATGCATGTAGTCAATGCTACCTAACATGCCAGGAAAGTCACGACTCTCCGCCATTTGTAGCAGGCGTTGTACATCATTTGGATTTGGTTTTCGCAAGTATTCATCCTCAAACACCGAAATGACACCTTCAACAAATTTTTCCAAGCATTCAATTGTAGTGCTCTCGCCTATGCGCACATAATCATCAACAGCATCGGCTGCTACGCCATATGCTAATATCCGTATCGCAGCGGTGTATTTTTTGAGTGGTGACAAGCCTCTTCTTCCCGTTGCATCAACCCTCTGTTGGAAATACGGATAAACGTTTGAGAGAGCGTCTACTATCCAAAGGAACACATGTCTTCTCATTCGAAATCTCTATCGGAAAATGTCAGCATTATACAATAACTGTGAATTCGACTCCAAAATGTTTCGCCCTTTTGGTCGGTACCAACTATAGGGTCGGTTGAAATATTCAACCATGCACTGATCAACATCTCATCCTCTTTCCATTGCCAGTGTTGAATACTATCTTGCTTACGATTTTCAATGTCATCTTCATTGAGGTCGATAGCATCTAATCCACGAGGGTTGGCAAAATCTGAATATTGTGAATTTGGACTACATTGTATCGGAGTCTGAGGGGATGAGTTAGAAGAGCCACCAACACCAGATGAGCTATGTCTCGATGCATTGAATTGAGTTGAAAACGGCAATGATGTTGGAGCAACATTTCCAATAGAAGGATTAAATATGGATGAAAATGGAAAATGTggtgtttgtgaattttgattttgtggttggaacatagaaaattaattattataaggagcttgaaaattaaaattaggaagattttgtggatttggattttgaaatgtatttggtagtgtgaagttttgatttggaatttGAGAGTTTGAGATTTGAGATTGTTGAGTATTTGGAGTTTGAGAAAAGTTTTGTAAGTAATTGAAAAAATAGTTGAGTTGATTTGGATCCATTTTTCTGAACAAAAAATAGTAGTAGTAGAACTTTGATTTCGTAAAATTtgaaagaagttgaagaagagtagaagaaagtgtgagaatagaagtgtatgtaagtagtatatatagagtaacaaaatattaatttattaataataacggtAACATAATAACGGCTAATTTTGCAACGACTAGTTTTGTAATGTGGTTAGTATTTNNNNNNNNNNNNNNNNNNNNNNNNNNNNNNNNNNNNNNNTTCTTCTATATGTATATAAAATAttgttaattttattaataaaatattatttaattatttttatttaattgccaCATGTTAGAATATCATtgattaaaattaaaagaaatcaagtCCCTTTAAGTAgggctttgcttgctttaaaAATTGTGATGGAATTTATCTTCATTTTATTCCATCGGTTAGTCTCTACTTTTTGTCAGACAAATAGTAAATGGGGTCTTTATTTATTCACCATTGGACATGCTCTTATGCACAAGTAGATGCGACGGTGAATTAGTGAGTGGGACAAGAGGAAAGCAAGTGAAAGAATAGGGAATAAGTAATCGAATATGAATGAAGCAATTGATCGATGCATTGCACATAAAACACGAGCGAAAAACAGGAAGTGAAGGGAGATAGCATAGCATTACGCGAAGATCGAAGAAGACAAAGACAAAAGCGCAAAGTCTCAGTAATTTCACTCACTCGCTCAAAATTAGCTGGGAAGGATTGAGACTCAAACGACGTCGTTTGAGCATTAGGGTGTTTTTTTTGTCCCGCTACCTTTCCATACCATTCACGTGAGGCTCCGTAACGGTCACGTCTATAAAATGACATCCACGTTAGACGTTTTCGTTACATTGTACAAGTCCAAATAGACGGAGAGATCTAGGTGTCTAGATTTTAAAAAAGTTAaggatttaaatgtattttttattttttttagagacTAAAATGTTCATAGAATAAAAAATCATGgacctatttatctttttctcttatttttatttttgattattTACATATTCAAATTATAACTTTATTATATTTATACTCCAACGTATACTTGAGGATAATAACTAACTTTTTTTTGGTGATATAATATACTTATGAATAAATAAGTTTGATCTGTTACCTTATAACTCGGTCTTTATTatgcattatgagttataactcgacTTTATTTACTTCATTCTAAGTTTGTAGCAGACGATCTTATGAGCCATTTGGAAAGCTTCAAAAGTAACTTTTTtgagcttttgacttatgaaaagtagtagtattaatgtctgatgcaattttcaaaaccaaattgcggctttctaagaagctatttaggagcttatagagaagttaaaaaaatgacttatctcataatactactactttttatcatatttctataaaataagcacttttagaactaaaaatctaaacacaaaataacttatttataagctacttttaatataatcatttattgtttaagctattttttcaaaaagagCTTAATTAAGCTGTTTACCCAAACTGGGCCTAAAATAACCATTATTTCGACTTAATGACCAATGGCTACAACATCAAATCTATACCTATAAAAGGCACATATTTTTATATCTTAAGGGAGGACATTACATGATAAGTTATATAAGTTATATTTCATATTTAACATCCTATATTCATAGACttcttatacctcttaaacacttactaaCTTGAGTATCGGAATATCTTTTGCAAGTACTCACCAACCGTTTCTTTGGCATCCAAGTTATACTCACTCCATCAAAGAAAAGACATATTACACTAGCACAAGAGATGAGATATACCTCAAAAGTTCATCCACACAAGAACAAAGttcaattttaaaaagtagttattgattacttatttgtattttatttctttaatttttatttaattatttttaatattatttatatatttatttgagGATTCTCTTCAAAAACTATCAATCTAGTATCCTAtgtataacaatatataatgagaATACAAAGAGTTTGGTGTCCaatatttttttcctattttaccCTATTTTTATAATCTAAAACTACATCCTCAATCACGTACTCatctgtaaattctgcattaACCTACGACAAAATGATGCTTCACTTCAAAAAATTGCTCACTCTCAATCGTAAGATTATAAAAATGGCTCCACTTACACTATAATTTAAACaaggtaatttttttaattaaatgtacaaagaataatttttctctttaaattattATCATACTATTTTAATATACTCTTGATGCTTATCTACaatatatctataacaatatataatgagaATACAAAGAGTTTGGTGTCCaatatttttttcctattttaccCCTATTTTTATAATCTAAAACTACGTCCTCAATCACGTACTCACGTTCTGTAAATTTTACATTAACCCACGATAGAATGATGTAAATGCTTCACTTAAAAAAATTGCTCACTCTCAATCATAAGATTATAAAAAGGGCTCCACTTACACTATAATTTAAACaaggtaatttttttaattaaatgtacaaagaataatttttctctttaaattattATCATACTATTTTAATATACTCTTGATGCTTATATACgatatatctataacaatatataatgaaaatacaaagagtttggtgtccaatatttttttttctattttatcccTATTTTTATAATCTAAAACTACGTCCTCTACTCACGTTCTGTAAATTCTGCATTAACCCACGACAGAATGATGTAACTACTTCACTTAAAAAAATTGCTCACTCTCAATCGTAAGATTATAAAAATGGCTCCACTTACACTATAGTTTAAacaatgtaattttttttaattaaatgtacaaagaataatttttctctttaaattattATCATACTATTTTAATATACTCTTGATGCTTATCTACAATATATAATGATAATtagtgtttaaatttaaattccaatATTACTCTTAAAGAgaggtttattattaaaaaattttttttgttaattacgttaaataaaaaaatttttacccATTTTTTTTACAGTAACCTCATTAAGATATTCTTATTGGATGTAAATTAttgttacaaatatttttattaagataTGTTTTTAAGGAATAAAAGTAAATAGTTCAATAaggataattttttaaaaaaaataaatttac carries:
- the LOC107640161 gene encoding uncharacterized protein LOC107640161; this translates as MRRHVFLWIVDALSNVYPYFQQRVDATGRRGLSPLKKYTAAIRILAYGVAADAVDDYVRIGESTTIECLEKFVEGVISVFEDEYLRKPNPNDVQRLLQMAESRDFPGMLGSIDYMHWALLGKEEVC